The following DNA comes from Erigeron canadensis isolate Cc75 chromosome 3, C_canadensis_v1, whole genome shotgun sequence.
CCGATCCTAGTAGTAATAGTAGTTAGCTCTGTAATGATCGGAGGTCTGATCGCATTTTTAGCATTTGGAAGTTACTTCCGCCACCGCAAATCGGAAGTTGTTTCAATCGCCGCCGCGCCATCCAATCTTAAGAATTCTTCAATTAAGCCTAAGAAATCTCAGCCTaaatctcatcatcatcatcatcatcatcctgcTCCTGCTGCTGCTGATAAGGTCCTTTCAATCTTATCATCAATACctcattataatatatatatatatatgtaactgtGTTCATTTCACTTCCTAGGGTTTAATACATATAGATTTATGTTACgaatatagtttatatatagatagtgGTTGTTACTTGTTGTATTTTTGTGGATAGACAATTTTGCACCCCCAAAataatagtagtaataatatCGTACACCGTTCAAAAAACGATATAGGTGTGCTTGGATATGGATGCTCTTGGTATCCTAATAAGTTGCTTGTTTTGCCAACTGATATCACTAACGGTTGTGGATGTAGGATTCGAACAAGCGCCACCACCCATTAGACTTAAACACGTTGAAAGGTCATGGAGATTCGGTCAATAGCCTATGCTTCTCGTCGGATGGACATAGTTTGGCAACTGGTAATTGTCATCACAATTGTTTTAACTTTACATTGATAATGTAGCTTGAGAATTGTGGCAACTGTtgcaataaataataaattgtaGCCTAATAACCGAGTGTGAGTTAAGTGCTTCGGTAATTGTTAGGCCATTTACAAAAAGTAATATATCCATTGCTAATTCAGTATACGGAGTAGAATCAAAATGTTAAATTACATGTTTATAGTAGAAGCTATATTATGTTATGTTGAAGTGGTTCTTAGGTAGTTAAGTTACTAAACCTACAACACAGGTACCATTAAGTGTAGTAGTTGGAATCAGATACTCAACATTTTTTAAGTTATGCATGCTAAGAAATAACTATTGATTTAACATTGCTAACTACTTACACATTGTGATATCTGATATGTGACATATCACAATAAATCAGTCTTATAAGGGGCATTATTATGAGAGCTGCTACTTTTGTGTTTGACCTTAGCCTTCTAACATCAAACATTCTGTTGGATATTTAGGCTTAGCTTTAGCTTTTCCCCCGTGAAATCTCAGAACTGTAAAAAGATAGTCATAGTAAGATATAGCATATTGCCAGTTATGCAAGCTTAATTTTTCATATGTTGATGCTTTTGTACtgtatttttgttgtttgtGCATGCAGCTTGTGATGATGGTGTAGTTAGAGTATTCAAGTTGGATGATGCTACAAGCAAAAGCTTCAAGTAGGAATTGAtagtctttttctttattatgattgattattcTGTTGCCTCAGATACCTATCAAATGAAAGTCCCACGTGTTACTCTAACTTCTATCATTTTGCTATCTCAATGTAGGTTTATGAGAATTAATATTCCTGCTGGAGGTCATCCAACTGCAGTTGCATTTGTTGACGATGCTTCCTCAGTCGTTGTTGCTTCTCAAAACCTCACTGGAGcatctttatatatgtttggCGAAGACAACCCAAAAGGCGGTGATAATAGGCAACATTTTAAGCCTGAACTCAAGTGGGAGGAACGTAATGTTCACGATAAAAAGTACATCCTCACTTTATTTGGTACAAAAGCAACCTATGGGACTGCAGATGGAAGTACAATAATTGCATCAAGTTCAGAGGGTATATTCCTATACTTGTTTTTCACTTGTTGCCTTCGATTGAGCTTTTAATTGAGTTGGCTTTTCTTTCTACAGAACTAATAAGTTTTGTTATTGAAAactacttctttttttttggtcttTTATAGGTACTGATATCAAACTCTGGCATGGAAAGTCTGGAAAGATGTTGGGAAGTGTTGACACAAATCAGCTTAAAAACAATATGGCCACCGTATCTCCAAATGGGCGTTTTATTGCTGCAGCTGCTTTCACAGCTGATGTCAAGGTGACGTGCTTGAATagctatattatttttaaaactacttTGTGAATTAAATTCTTGCAGTGAGAGGACCTTTGCAGTTACTCATACACCCTACTTGATTTGCCTTTATTTTTGGTCTTAAGATTTTGTATTGACTATTGATTTCCTTAGATACATGAGATTCTTGACCTAAATATATTTTTCTGGAATGTTTAATTCCAATCTGGACATATGTGACCTTCTCCACTCCTGATAATCGTTTAGCGACTTAGCGTTATTTATGCATCTTTTGGTTGTGCTTAATTCCATACAAAACAGATTGATTAGTAGAAATTCTGATATACTTGTCCTTTTAAGTGGCAGATGTTTGGCCATTCCATCTTATAGGATCTCATTTTGGTTTGATGACTTATTTTGACAGGTCTGGGAAATAGTGTATTCAAAGGATAGTTCGATTAAAGAGGTTACAAAAGTTATGCAACTGAAAGGCCATAAGGTAATTTATCGTCCTCTCTTATCATACTCTGGCTCTTTGTTGGATTTAAATGTATAAGCTTGTTTAAACTGAGGCATCTTTAATGGACCAACATAGTTAGCTTACtagtaaatgttttttttaccaATAGTAGTATTTTGCTAAAACTAAGGCTCCTCGAGCATTGTCCATTCCTTTCTGGCCTTTGTTAAACTTTTGGTTTTCGGAATGTGCAGAGTGCCGTGACATGGCTGAGCTTTACACCTAACTCTGAACAGATCATTACTGCATCAAAGGATGGCTCGATAAGAGTGTGGAACATTAATGGTATGTGTTATCCCATGAATGTGTCTATAACGAATTTTTTGCATGCTATCTTGTTGCTTAGAAATATATTACTGTAGATAATAATTCATAATGCAAGTTACTTCTGTGGAATTGTGTTGATCTCTTGACTTGAAAGATGTCATAAAATAATTTCCAGAATTTTCCATGTCATATTTATTACAATAATGTTTTCAAAGGGTTTGTTTCgtgatttaatattttttttttatttatatgttccTAATATTAATGCTGCAAATTTTGGAGCAATCTCCCAGTCACAAATTCATGTGTCCAGTTATCTTTTTCTCCTTCATAGGGCTTATTGTCTCAGTTCAATGTCTTCTCATACTAAGTGATCCCACAAATTGAAATGTTAATCGGCTAGACCCATCTGTTTGTGGAAAATGTATTCATTAAAAGCCTTAACAATGGTTATGCTGTGGTTTTGAGGTTTTCTCACCtgcctttttgatttttgattactTTATTGCTATATGGACAACTTCTCTTCTAATATGTGTGATATGTTATTGTTGAAGTTCGATATCATCTTGACGAGGACCCTAAGACTTTGAAGGTGTTCCCGATTCCGCTTCATGATGCAAAAGGCACTACATTGCACTATGATCGTCTTAGTGTTTCTCCAGATGGAAAGATTTTGGCTGTTACTCATGGTTCGATACTACAATGGCTATCTGCTGAAACTGGAGAAGTATTAGAAACAGCTGATAAAGCACATGACGGTACATCCGGTTCCTTTTTCTGTCATGCTATCCTCAATCAAATTGTccctttttttgaaaaaaaaaaaaaaacttttacgaAAAAGGTTACACTATGTTATCAATATGAATAATATTAAGAATAAACTCTAATTCAAACAAGATAGATATGGCGTTTTGTACTTTTGTCTATTGAGGAGTTGATAAACTTCGGCCCTAGTATGTAAATATAACGGAGCATCATTTTACCTTTGCTGGCAGCTTCCTTATAGTATTGATATTATTAAATGTTCCCTtatgatgtatatttatgtatacaGATGATATCACTGACGTTGCATGGGCAGCTAAACCTATTCCTGTGGGTAAGTAGTTATTTGTCTTCTACTGAAAGGATACTGTGCAAGTCCTTATGAACAAAGTCTATATGAATCTGACTCAAAACACGGGCTTTTCAAGCCTACATGTGgaatatatattcttttgagTTTAGCAAACCATGAGCCAAGCCTAAGCATGTTTGTGTTCAACTCTGAAACAAATCACTATCTGAGCTAACCAGGTCTTTTATATATCTCATCAGGGGGCAAACAGATGACTGTTTTAGCGACATCAAGTGTCGACAAGAAAGTGAAGTTGTGGGCAGCACCAGCCATCTGATAAACCATCAAAGCAGTCTGCAAAAGTATACTCCTATTACCAATAGGCACAAATGCTCTGTCCTGAAAGTTCTCATCTTATGTTTTCGGTTTTGGGAGGAGGGCTTCAGGCGAGAGAAACTACATGCCTGAGAACATGTAACCGTGACAGAGGTTTGGCATGTATGATCACAAAAATCATCACTAGGTGCTCTGCCCTCTTGAACTACTGTTTCCATTGGAGCAAAAGTTATGCTAAATATACATGAGCGTTTAAAGTATGGATAATTTATATTGAGGAAATTATTATTCAAAAGTGCCATGTTTTGGAACATATTTTcccaatttttttcttaaatttcaaAACCTAGTGCTGTTTCTGGTATAGAATGTAAATCTATACAAAAAATGAATTCAATATCTGGAGCATAACTCCCCAGTGATCATTTTAATCGATGattagaaataaaatataaggtcGACATGTCTGGCATGAAATccaagaaaaaaataagaattaaaTTATGTACGGTACAATATAGACGAAAATATAGATATCAAAGGGAAATggatatctatataaatattaaaacaatagttatcctagcattttaaagccttctacaatttaaaactatttttaaaaattgccatataggtctttatcctatgtggcatctctatatttttttataatatataaatctacaaaattatattatctaaaactattaaattaaataaaaataaaatctatatataaacaaaatcttataaaaatacaagtaaaaaatcacattctatatcataatagaaaccgtatgaatttaaaatctatttttaaaattggaaaatatttggtttttaaattatttattttttaattttactatctaatataaccaatattatatatcacattctaatatagttttttatccttttcgtggtggtgattttacgttttataaaaactattatcaattactaAGTGAATTCAACATGATTTGAATCAtaggtttgttctttgtaatctaattataattagaatttggtttctaactatatctaatcaaagcttttcaacttttatgaattttattatttgatgaagtaagttttatgaaactattttctttgaaagagtgtgatgaaattctaataagtcacatatcactttgcaaaaaataaaagatcgttatgattttacattatatttacattttaacttcattttatgttcattagtattgcatgaagtataatatgtgatagttaatatgaatatttgataacgtatgtttttatataaatgcaaagattttcataaataataggagttatattttgaatttatctatttcaataaatgtaaaaatttccatttaatgataatatagatttatatgtacatgcctaaataacgtatagttgttaaaagttattttaaatattcatataactaaaacaacatttttaaataattgcACATCGTGCGgataaaagacctagtatataaaataacaatagaGTTCGAAGAGCAATTATATGCTAGGATAAGCTACAAGATTTATgtcagttttttttttgctataaatatatatatatttttttgaacggcattatataatactcttaaattacatgtatgCCTGGAAAACAAGACTTTCGAAAAACTCCCTACTAATCCACCCTtacaaatgtgggaagtggaACAAATGGATTCTCCTAAGGTttaagaccttaccaatgagccACCCTATTAAGCCTTTTCATGTGTTGTAATGACATCATTGGATTTAAACCAGAGAAAAAGATGAGGATTTTCTAAAGGTACTTACACTGTGTTCTTGAGttatatttgaaaagaaaagaattgaaaTGATAAGATGAGAAGAGAAGAAAAGAGATAtaatccttccaaatcatcctAAAGATGGGaggaaaatttttaaaacaaaaacaactaaataatcctttcaaatcatatcacttcattttcttttcatcactaaaaaaaataactcaagAACTCAACTTATACAAAAATCATTTggaatcttttcttttctccccTAAGAAAAACTTAAGAACACAGTGTTAGGGATGCATACAAACCATTTgagaaatttatttatttgctgACATCGTTTTAGCGACAACACTTAAAACATTTCAGGGTAGGTAGTAATGATATagaccaaaaaaagaaaagaaaaagtaaagcCCCTAAGGCCTTAACAACAAGATTCAACACCAATAAACGCATTCCTTATGATTCCTAACATGTTCAAGAAATAAGCATCAACATACAATAACAATTACTCCTAAGCTTTGACTTTTACTATGACTTCTAGAAAGCTATAATAGAATGCAAGTAGCAACAAACCAACATGACAACATTTCCTATTCCATTAGACTAAAATCCTAGCTAGTCTTAAATATCCTAAAATTCACAACCCTGGTGCACCTAAAATCAGTTGATAAATTAACATGGTTGTGAAAGAACAACACGTACGTGCTGCAGATTCATTCTTCTTTCAATGACACATTCATGTCAGTGGCGGATCTTCTCCAATCATGCACACTTGCAGACGTATGGTTCTCGAGTTGGAAGTTACGTGCAGGGTTAGGATTTGTATTTCCTACCTCGGACCTTTCGTGAACTTGTTCGTTTAAGTTCTGAAGCTTTACAATTGCAAGATGTTCAGTGGATGGCGCCATGGGAGTTGGGTGCTTAGCAATTGTCTTCTGTTTACTCAGTTTTGGTTCAATTGGACCTCCTATGTTTGGTAGAAAACTGGCTACGACTACCTGGCATAAACACAAATAtgcatataaagaaaaaaagtcaaatatatacaagggtcaaaatggattcaagtcaaaatttgtaattttaaagtgCAAGTTGAGTTGATTAGCCAGCATCTTTATATCCAGATTTATGTCAAATTTTACAAATGAACAAATCAACATATACAAAATGATTATATCACTTATATCATTTAAGTAGATGCCTAAATTTTTTGTAGAGGTATTAAGTATTAACTATATAGCAATGCACAGTCATGAATGAAAAAGAAGTAAATTTATTAAACAAGGGTGTACCTGGACAGGACCAGCAGCCGTGAGAAGTCCACCAAGCTGACCACCAACCACACGCCCATCAGAGCTAGATAAGGCTATACTCATTTTACTTTCTTTGGATAAAACTCCTTCAACCTCACCAGGAGTAAAAGATCCAGATAACGAAAGAATTTCAAATCTTCCCTACaagaaaatatcaaataatCAATTTCAGTTGCAAACAAATACTTATACAAACTAACTGTATGAATAAATAAAGACCCACACCTCATATGTTACACTGCCTCCAGATGAACTGGCTTGGCGTAAAGTCACATGTGAAATGACACCGAGGGCTGAAATAATGCATATTGACCGAGGCCCGTCTTTTGTAAACGAAATAATCT
Coding sequences within:
- the LOC122592547 gene encoding transducin beta-like protein 2, encoding MEPILVVIVVSSVMIGGLIAFLAFGSYFRHRKSEVVSIAAAPSNLKNSSIKPKKSQPKSHHHHHHHPAPAAADKDSNKRHHPLDLNTLKGHGDSVNSLCFSSDGHSLATACDDGVVRVFKLDDATSKSFKFMRINIPAGGHPTAVAFVDDASSVVVASQNLTGASLYMFGEDNPKGGDNRQHFKPELKWEERNVHDKKYILTLFGTKATYGTADGSTIIASSSEGTDIKLWHGKSGKMLGSVDTNQLKNNMATVSPNGRFIAAAAFTADVKVWEIVYSKDSSIKEVTKVMQLKGHKSAVTWLSFTPNSEQIITASKDGSIRVWNINVRYHLDEDPKTLKVFPIPLHDAKGTTLHYDRLSVSPDGKILAVTHGSILQWLSAETGEVLETADKAHDDDITDVAWAAKPIPVGGKQMTVLATSSVDKKVKLWAAPAI
- the LOC122594025 gene encoding AT-hook motif nuclear-localized protein 1-like, whose amino-acid sequence is MDSRENTMPAAETVVPEAPSSYQLASKNDSSTLLIGPPDYSPLRSGLPSSLVKKKRGRPRKYVPDVFIGSSGESGRTLSPIPISASAPPASANYSELKFGEPEGSSGSFPGEKKKKGRPSFSETKSKHAYGSMDLGDNILSGGSFTPHMVTINPGEDVTSKIISFTKDGPRSICIISALGVISHVTLRQASSSGGSVTYEGRFEILSLSGSFTPGEVEGVLSKESKMSIALSSSDGRVVGGQLGGLLTAAGPVQVVVASFLPNIGGPIEPKLSKQKTIAKHPTPMAPSTEHLAIVKLQNLNEQVHERSEVGNTNPNPARNFQLENHTSASVHDWRRSATDMNVSLKEE